The following is a genomic window from Bacteroidota bacterium.
TAATTGAATATTAATACACTGGCTTAGAAGATAGTCTGAAATGGTTCGAAATGATTCGAAATGGTTTAAAATAGTTTGAGATAGTTTGAAATGGTTCAACTATTTTTTTGCTTCCTAAGCGGAGTCGAAGGCAGGTTTTATTGCCGTGGTTTGTATTTGCCTTTGAAAACTTTATTCTTCCTTTTTGTCGTCACAAAAAGGAAGCAAAAAAGACTGTGACTGCGTCAACTCATTTCGCCTCCTCACGTCGGCTTCATTCAGACAGTACGCAGTCAAAAAGGATTTTGTTTTTAACGCTTCGCGAAGGAAAATCCTGGAAAATTTTAATAGATTACCGGCCTGTTTTAGCCTCTTCTTACAGCGGGGTGATGGGCAATAAATCACGGGCTTTATATTTTATTTCGTTCAGTGAAATATTTAGTTGCGAAACTTCAATCTTTTATATTCAACCAGCCACAGATAAAAAAAGAGGGGGCAAAAAATAGTTGCCCCCTCTTTCAAAAATTTCAGAATTTTATTTACCTGGCATCGATGGTGACAGATGCTGGTTCCAGACCATCTCCTGTTGCTGTTAAGACAATCTTACCGGAGTTTTCTTTAGCCTGAACTACGGCCAGGCATAAACCATTGAAAGCTTTTCGTTCACTGGCTTTAAAAGATTCGAGGCTTACAGGATTGCCATTATCGACTCCTGCAATAAAACCGGGGCCTTCAATTTTAAATTTCACGAGATTGCCGGCTCGGGGTACCATCACCCCGTTCTTATCCACGATCTTCACGGTAACAAAAGAAAGATCAGAACCATCAGCATGGATATTGCTGCGGTCAGTGCTCAGAATAATCCGGGCTGGGGCATTGGCCGTTCTGACCTCATCGGTAAGAACTACTACCCCATTAGTACGTCCCACGGCTTTTAATGTGCCAGGTATATATGGAACCCGCCACAGCAGGTGCAATGCATCGCCTTCCTTATGTTTTGTTCCTAAAGACTTGCCATTCAGGAACAATTCCACTTCCTGGCAGTTGGAATAAGCCCAGACATCAACAGTATCACCGGGATTCCAGTTCCAGTGCGGGAAAATATGCAAAACCGGTTTGCTGGTCCATTCACTTTGATACATGTAATAGGCATCTTTCGGAAATCCGGCCAAATCAATAATTCCGAAATAGGAACTTTTTGCAGGCCAGGGATAAGGGGTGGGTTCTCCTATATAATCAAAACCTGTCCAGATGAACATGCCCGACATATAATCCAGTTTTTTCACCAGTTTCCAGGTTTCTTCATGAGTGGAACCCCAGGGAGCAGAACAATTATCATAAGCAGAGCAGGTAAGATCCGGATTCATTTTGGAAGATACTCCTTTTTCCCTGACAGGCCAGCGGCGAATCAATTCAGAGGGCATATCATAACTTCCCCTTGTGGCCAATGCTGAAGTAGTTTCACTTGCCACATAAGGTTTACCCGGGAACATGGCCGGGAAATCAGGGTACCTTTTTTGAAAATAATTTGTTCCCACAACATCCAAAGCTCCTGAACGAATGATATGATTATCAACTGACACATGGTTGCAGGCAGAAGTAATAGGCCTGTCATCCAGTTTTTTGACAATTGAAGCCAGTTCCCTGGCAATAGTATCACCTGCCAGGCTTCCCTGTTCAGGTATTTCATTGCCAATGCTCCATAAAACGATTGAAGGATGGTTGCGGTCGCGCAATATCATATCTTCCAGGTCGCGCTTATGCCATTTATCCCAATCCAGGTGATAGTCGTATTTTGTTTTCTGTTTCTTCCACATATCAAAAGCCTCATCCATTACGACGAATCCCATCCTGTCG
Proteins encoded in this region:
- the galB gene encoding beta-galactosidase GalB, whose amino-acid sequence is MNTFLKKWGLCFALLSFSFITTMGANGERNTTNFNKGWKFNLGDVPEAKNPGFDDSNWRTLNLPHDWSIEGEFSEKNPAGTGGGALPGGIGWYRKEFTVSPSEKGKSVSIDFDGVYRNCEVWINGHYLGIRPYGYSSFRYNLTPYLLYGKKNVIAVKVDNSVQPNSRWYSGSGIYRNVWLVYTNKVAVAHWGTYITTPEIKTDLARVHIITKLNSGSAINQPVVLKTSVYNKEGQLVGSASSRVILSKKTGAEISQNLSIKDPVLWSVDRPYLYKAVSQVQCGGKLSDEYETSFGIRHFTFDQQRGFLLNGQQIKIKGVCDHHDLGCLGAAINTRALERQLEILKAMGCNGIRTSHNPPAPELLDLCDRMGFVVMDEAFDMWKKQKTKYDYHLDWDKWHKRDLEDMILRDRNHPSIVLWSIGNEIPEQGSLAGDTIARELASIVKKLDDRPITSACNHVSVDNHIIRSGALDVVGTNYFQKRYPDFPAMFPGKPYVASETTSALATRGSYDMPSELIRRWPVREKGVSSKMNPDLTCSAYDNCSAPWGSTHEETWKLVKKLDYMSGMFIWTGFDYIGEPTPYPWPAKSSYFGIIDLAGFPKDAYYMYQSEWTSKPVLHIFPHWNWNPGDTVDVWAYSNCQEVELFLNGKSLGTKHKEGDALHLLWRVPYIPGTLKAVGRTNGVVVLTDEVRTANAPARIILSTDRSNIHADGSDLSFVTVKIVDKNGVMVPRAGNLVKFKIEGPGFIAGVDNGNPVSLESFKASERKAFNGLCLAVVQAKENSGKIVLTATGDGLEPASVTIDAR